A single region of the Coregonus clupeaformis isolate EN_2021a chromosome 16, ASM2061545v1, whole genome shotgun sequence genome encodes:
- the LOC121584683 gene encoding zinc finger and BTB domain-containing protein 26 → MSMAQQQNQVILQFRFGTFGDSMLQKMNLLRCQTRFCDVTVRINDLEVPGHKVVLAAGSPFLRDQFFLQDSSTREVQISMTQEAEVGQRLLLSCYTGTLELPELELVNYLTVASFLQMGHVVEQCTQALKKFIQPRHCQVKQQPQEEEGDGGTLRASPTQKIQELPQAQLIHREEEDDEDDDVIIQPMTPPQRQRRDRGEGEESPITIVKVEAVCERVSEMSERSSASIAGCFHTSPPSSLHSPEPQHSLINSTVDTRAGEMTIPQMPGYPLSPPPLPTSAIGRPNLGGHLRNSDKSLQWYHQCPKCARVFRQLENYANHLKMHKLFMCLLCGKTFTQKGNLHRHMRVHAGIKPFQCNICGKTFTQKCSLLDHQNLHSGDKPHRCNYCDMVFAHKPVLRKHLKQIHGKNSFDNANERSLLHDGVLDFEYGHLQDCSMDNSMDNKPVVMDDSL, encoded by the exons ATGTCCATGGCCCAGCAGCAGAACCAGGTGATCCTCCAGTTCCGCTTCGGAACCTTCGGAGACTCTATGCTGCAGAAGATGAACCTGCTTCGCTGCCAGACCCGCTTCTGTGACGTCACCGTGCGCATCAATGACCTGGAG gTCCCCGGTCATAAGGTGGTGTTGGCTGCTGGTTCTCCCTTCCTCCGGGACCAGTTCTTCCTGCAGGACTCGTCCACGAGGGAGGTCCAGATCTCCATGACCCAGGAGGCGGAGGTGGGCCAGCGGCTGCTGCTCTCCTGCTACACGGGCACCCTGGAGCTGCCTGAGCTGGAGCTGGTCAACTACCTAACTGTGGCCAGCTTCCTCCAGATGGGCCACGTGGTGGAGCAGTGCACCCAGGCCCTCAAGAAGTTCATCCAGCCACGACACTGCCAAGTGAAACAGCAGCctcaggaggaggaaggagatggagggacTCTCAGAGCCTCTCCCACCCAGAAAATACAGGAGCTGCCCCAAGCTCAGTTAATACATcgtgaggaggaggatgatgaagatgatgatgtgaTAATTCAGCCGATGACCCCTCCCCAGAGGCAGAGGCGAGACAGGGGTGAGGGCGAGGAGAGCCCCATCACCATCGTAAAGGTGGAGGCCGTTTGTGAGCGGGTGTCGGAGATGTCTGAACGCTCCTCTGCCTCCATTGCAGGGTGCTTCCACACCAGCCCCCCATCATCGTTACACTCCCCTGAGCCCCAGCACTCCCTCATCAACTCCACCGTGGACACCCGGGCTGGCGAGATGACCATACCACAAATGCCAGGATACCCGCTCAGCCCCCCTCCACTACCCACCTCAGCCATTGGGAGACCTAATCTGGGGGGCCACCTACGAAACTCAGACAAATCACTTCAGTGGTACCACCAATGCCCAAAGTGTGCCCGCGTGTTCCGCCAGCTAGAGAACTATGCCAACCACCTCAAGATGCACAAGCTGTTCATGTGCCTGCTGTGTGGAAAGACGTTCACCCAGAAGGGTAACCTGCACCGGCACATGCGGGTCCACGCTGGCATCAAGccctttcaatgcaacatatGTGGCAAGACCTTCACTCAGAAATGCTCTCTCCTGGACCACCAGAACTTACACAGCGGAGACAAGCCCCATCGCTGTAACTACTGCGACATGGTGTTCGCACACAAGCCCGTGCTCCGCAAACATCTCAAACAAATCCACGGCAAGAACAGCTTTGACAACGCCAACGAGCGGAGCCTACTACATGACGGGGTTCTGGATTTTGAGTATGGGCATCTGCAGGACTGTAGCATGGACAATAGCATGGACAATAAGCCTGTTGTTATGGATGACTCTCTTTAG